CTCGAGGGAGATGTACGTGCCGAGCGCGATGGTCGCGACGACGATGACCGGCGCGATCGCGTTGGGCAGGATGTGCCGCAGCATCATCCGGGAGTTGGAGGCGCCGAGCGCCCGCGCCGCCTGCACGTAGTCGTTCTGCTTCGCCGTGATGACGGAGCCGCGGGCGATGCGGGAGAGCTGCGGCCAGCCGAGCAGCACCATGAACCCGATGACCGGCCAGACGGTGGAGCTGGTGACCACGGACAGGAGCACCAGGCCGCCGAGGACGACCGGGATCGCGAAGAAGACGTCGGTGATGCGGGACAGGATCGCGTCCCACCCCCCGCCGAAGAACCCGGCGAGCCCGCCGAGAACGCTGCCCAGCAGGGCGACGCCGACGGTGGCGCAGACACCGACGGTGACCGAGGTGCGGGCGCCGTACACGGTGCGCGTGTAGACGTCGCAGCCCTGGCCGTTGAAGCCGAAGGGGTGGCCGGGCTGGGAGCCCTCCTGGGCCTTGGCGAGGTCGCAGGAGAGCGGGTTGCCGGAGGCGATCAGCGAGGGCCAGATCGAAATGATCACGAGGAAGACGATGATCAGGCCCGAGATGATGAAGATCGGGTTGCGGCGCAGATCGCGCCAGGCGTCCGACCAGAGGCTTCTCGGCTTGCCTTCGGGGCCGCCCGGAGCCCGTCCGCCGGAGGCGGCTGATGGCTGCTGCTCCAAGGTCGTCCCCTCGCTCGTGGCGAGGTCCATGGCGCCGCCCGCGCCCGTGGCGGCGATGGCCCCTCCGTCCTCCGGGACGCGGCCCCCGCCTGACAAGTAGGGCTCCGGCGGCTCGGGTTCAGGCATAGCGGATCCTCGGGTCGAGTACGGCGTACAGAAGGTCGACGATCAGGTTGGCCGCCAGGAAGACGAGGACGAGTACGGTCACGAAGCCGACGACGGTCTGGGTGTTCTGCCGGAGGATGCCCTGGTAGAGCTGGTAGCCGACGCCGTGGATGTTGAAGATCCGCTCCGTGACGATGGCGCCGCCCATCAGGGCGCCGATGTCGGTGCCGATGAAGGTGACGACCGGGATCAGCGAGTTGCGCAGCAGGTGCCGGACGATGACGCGGCGGCGTGGGAGGCCCTTGGCGATGGCCGTACGGACGTAGTCGGCGCGGCGGTTCTCGGCGATCGAGGTCCTGGTGAGCCGGGTGACGTACGCGAGGGAGACCGAGGCGAGCACGAGGCCGGGGACGATGAGTTCGGAGAACGTCGCCTCGGTGGACACCGCGGGTTTGATGATCCCCCACTCGACGCCGAGCAGAAGCTGGAGGAGCAGGCCGGTGACGAAGGTCGGGACGGAGATGACGACCAGGGTGAGCAGCAGCACGGTGGTGTCGATGGGACGGCCGCGGCGCAGGCCTGTGATGACGCCGAGCGTGATGCCGATGACGATCTCGAAGAGGATCGCCACGACGGTCAGGCGGATCGTCACGGGGAAGGCGGCCGCCATCAGTTCGGTGACCTTCTGGCCGTTGAACGCGGTGCCGAAGTCGCCGGTGAAGACGTTCCCCATGTACGTCAGGTATTGCTGCCAGACGGGCTTGTCGAGGCCGAACTCCTTCTCGAGCTGAGCGGCCGTGGCGGGATCGCACTGCTTGTCGCCGCACAGTCCCGCGATGGGGTCGCCCATCACGTTGACCATC
The DNA window shown above is from Streptomyces sp. NBC_01445 and carries:
- a CDS encoding ABC transporter permease; translation: MGRYVIRRLLQMIPVFFGATLLIFLMVNVMGDPIAGLCGDKQCDPATAAQLEKEFGLDKPVWQQYLTYMGNVFTGDFGTAFNGQKVTELMAAAFPVTIRLTVVAILFEIVIGITLGVITGLRRGRPIDTTVLLLTLVVISVPTFVTGLLLQLLLGVEWGIIKPAVSTEATFSELIVPGLVLASVSLAYVTRLTRTSIAENRRADYVRTAIAKGLPRRRVIVRHLLRNSLIPVVTFIGTDIGALMGGAIVTERIFNIHGVGYQLYQGILRQNTQTVVGFVTVLVLVFLAANLIVDLLYAVLDPRIRYA
- a CDS encoding ABC transporter permease — encoded protein: MPEPEPPEPYLSGGGRVPEDGGAIAATGAGGAMDLATSEGTTLEQQPSAASGGRAPGGPEGKPRSLWSDAWRDLRRNPIFIISGLIIVFLVIISIWPSLIASGNPLSCDLAKAQEGSQPGHPFGFNGQGCDVYTRTVYGARTSVTVGVCATVGVALLGSVLGGLAGFFGGGWDAILSRITDVFFAIPVVLGGLVLLSVVTSSTVWPVIGFMVLLGWPQLSRIARGSVITAKQNDYVQAARALGASNSRMMLRHILPNAIAPVIVVATIALGTYISLEATLSYLGVGLKPPTVSWGIDISSASQYIRNAPHMLLWPAGALAITVLAFIMLGDAVRDALDPKLR